The following DNA comes from Spirulina major PCC 6313.
ATACTGTTCACTTCCCGAAAGTAAAACAAAATGGGCAATCCTGGCCAAAAAACCCGCCAATTTTGCCAATCGGCATAGGGAAAATTCCGGATCAACGTCCCCGAACGATACACATCCAAGGCGATCGCAGTAAATCGGAGGCGAATCGTGGCGGCTTGGATGATCAAGAACAGGCTAAAGACTTCCACAATTCCCCCCGCCCACAGTGAGACAAAGTACAGGGGAATCGCACCAAGAAAAATGGCGATCGGCAAGGCATAGCTGGGGGTGAGTTCAAGATCGGGGCGAGTGGGGATGGAGGTTTGGGTCATTGGGGCCAAGGAAATGTGATCAGCAGATCGCGTTTGGGTGAAGTTGTGATTTATTGTAGCGGTTCGCGATCGCCTCCCCTGCGATTTGCCGCGATCGCCCCTCATCGCATCACACACGGGCTACACAGTGGGCATCAGCCCACTTTCGCTCTGAGCCAAGAACTGAAGTTCCTGGCGGATCTTGAGCCGCCTAACCCACCCTGCTGGACTGTTTTAACTAAGGTGATGCAATAGAATTTTGATGTTTTTTTGCATTGTAGAGGATTTCAGCGATTTTCTAATCCACAGCTTTAGCTGAAACAGTCCACTACCATCAAGCCTTGTTTTGGCTGTGTTACGGCACTAGGCGGAGGATTGGGAGGGTTGGGGGTCGAGGGCGGCTTTCGGGTAGGCGATGCGTTGGTGGTTGTACTGTTGCCAAACACGCACAAACACTTCTGCGATCGTCGGCAGTTCTTCCCAGCGCAGCCCCGATTCATCCAGTTGATGATCTTGCCAGCGGGCCCGGAAAATTTTCTTCACCATGCTGAGGGCGGTTTCTGGGGTGGCATCTTTGAGCGATCGCAACGCCGCTTCGCAGGCATCGGCCAGCATCACGATCCCCGTTTCCCGCGATTGGGGGATCGGCCCCGCATAGCGAAATTGGGCTTCTTCTACATCGATGCCTTCACTTTGGGCCCGTTGCTTGGCTTGAAAGTAAAAATACGAGATCAAAATCGTGCCTTGGTGTTCCGGGATGAAGTCTTGCAGGGCTTCGGGGAGATTGTAGCGACGGGCGATCGCTAACCCTTCGCTGACGTGTTTTTTAATAATCGTGGCACTACACCAGGGATCATTAATTTCATCGTGCTTATTGGGGCCACCCATCTGGTTTTCAATAAAACCGAGGGGATCGTGCATTTTCCCGATGTCATGGTAAAGCGTCCCCGCCCGCACCAATTCCACATTGCAATGCAGTTCACGGGCCGCCGCTTCGGCGAGGGTCGCCACAAACAGCGTGTGCTGGAATGTGCCGGGGGCCTCGGTGGACAGACGTTTCAAGAGGGGGCGATTGGGGTTCGAGAGTTCCGCCAAACGAATGGGGGTAACGAGGTCAAAAAGGCGTTCGAGATAGGGCGACAGACCGAGGGCAACGATGCACCAGGCCAACCCTGAGAGGCCAAAAATAGCCGCAGCCGGCAAAATCACCGACCAAATCACCCCAGCGGTGGAACTCCACATCAAGGTGACCACAAAGTAAACCGTGCCTTGGGTGAGGCCGACAGCACCGCCGAGGAGGGCCAGTTCTTCGCGCGATCGCAACCGACCCGCCACCACAGCCGCCACAATCCCCCCCGCTGCCCCAGCTAAAATCGATTCCCAGGACATCAACGCCGCTGTTGTCCAAGGGGTGGCGCTGAAAATGGATAACCCTGTCATCAGGGTAATGTGGGTGACCGCCAGGGCCGGACTAAAGAAACTACTGCCCAACAGCCCCACGGCCGCGAGATTATTCTGCTGCAAATGCATCATTAAAGGCGTACTGAGGCTGAGCAAACAGAGGAGAATGCGATCGCGACAGCGAAGCCGCACCCCAAACCGCCGCTTCGCCAGCCAGAAAATCCCCATACTACCCACCACGAGGCCGCCCGTTTGCGCCAAGCCCTGCCAATCAACGCCGCGCCGACTCTCGTTAAATTCATCAAGCAAGACAAACTCACGCCGTGTAATCTCCTGGCCCGCCCGCACAATCAATTCCCCCTGCGCCACCATATACACCACCGGCTCCACCGCTTCGGCGGCTTGTTCAGCGAGGCGTTTGGTTTCCCCTTTATCCGTGGTCAAGTTGGGTTTAATCATCTCCGCCAGCAGCGCCGTGGCCAGGGGTAACGTGCCATCGGGCAGCATTGTTTGGGACTGCACCATAATGGCGTTTTGTTTCAATTCCGCCGGCAGGCCGGGGGGAAGGCCTTGGGCCAGCATCCGATTAACAATGATGCGAAGTCCGTCTTGGGTTTCCACCCAGGCTTGATCGCGCATATCGAGGAGGGTCACCTGATAGTCGTATTGAACAGAATCGACTTCATTGCTTTGGAGGCGATTTTGGGCTTGGCGATAGCTATCGCGCACCACTGCAATGGTTTTCAGCAGGGTTTCGATCGGTTGATCGCCCTCCTGTTGGCGGTAGAGGTCGAGTTCAGCGATCGCTTGCTGCATCGCTAAACTCCGCGAGGCATTGCTCGGCGCTAGGGCCGCTTGGGGTTGAGGCATTGACTCACCCGCACTCAAGGAAAGCACCTGACGCAGGCGCGGTAAGGCCGGGCTGGGGCTGGAAACCGGTTCAGCTATGGCTTCTGCTTCGGTCTCGGTGGACTGGGTGACGGAGGACAGCACCATCTGCCAATCCACCGCACTACTCGCCCGTAAAAACCGTTGGGTTGGCAAGGACAGAACATCCTCTTCCACAAAGGGAAACGCGCCCGCCGTGGCCCGCAAGGTTTCCACCTCGGTCAAGAACTTTTCGAGGGCGGTCTGAATCTCTTGGTTGACGGCAGGATCAATCTGTAGCACTTGGACTAACCCAGCTTGGGCGGCTTTGCGCTGTTCATCGGTCAATTCTTGATCCACCACTTCGGCATCATGGCTGGCCCAAACACTTTTGGGGGCGCGGGTTCCTTCTTTGAGTTGCGGCTGGTTGTAGAAGCGATACCCCAGCACACTGGTGAGGGAAATGCCAATGAAAAGCACCATGATCGAGTGGGGAATGGTGGGTTTCGATTCCAGTCGCCGGGCGGGGTGGGGCGGGTGTAACCAGTGGGTGAGACGTTGTTGAAGACTGTGTAGTGGGTTCATGGGGACTACTAAAACCTCAGTAGGATGATAGTTCAGGGGCGATGGATGGGAAGAGGTCTGGGTCTCGAACGTCTTCAGGATTAAACGGTCTTACGCTCCATCCGACGGAAAGGGGCGACGATGTTGATTGTGTAAGCAACCGGCCGGGGCGATCGCTCCCCACTCCCAGCGCTCATGCCATTGCCCCTGGGGGTCTAACCCTGCCCACTGAGCAAAGAGTTGTTGAATTATAGACCACAGGGGATGCTCCTTTGCATGGGGGGCGATCGCTTGCCCGTGGTACAGCCCCATTAAGGTTGCTGTTAACGCGGCGGTGAGGGGGCCGTGATGTTGAGCACGGCTGAGGCTGAGGCTCACATCTTCCGGGGTAGACCAGGCACAGTAGAGGGCCATGGGGAGGGCTAGGCTGGGGCTGGTGGCGAGGTGGACTGCCAGTTGCTGGCGGCTCCACCCCTGGGTCATGCCGGTGATCAGAGGGGTGAGGATGGCATAGTCTTGGGCGAGGGAGGTTTGCCATTGACGGCTCGGCCATTGTCCTTGTAGGCCTTGGTGAACGGCGATCGCCCACACCCACAGCCAATCGAGGGCGATCGCCTCATCCCCCACCCATTGGCTGATCGCAGCCGGCACAACGGCCTGCGCCCCATGGAATCGACAGAGCAACGGCATCATCGCCCAAGCCAACCCGGCGACGGAGGGCGATCGCATCCCAGGGGAAATCTCCGGCGGCAACAACGCAACCAACGCACCATCGGACTGTAGCGAGGCTTCTGGTGTCTGGATTAAATACAGCAAGATTGACTGTTTTACCCGGTCCCACCGCCCAAAATCACCATGACTGGAATCTGCGATCGTCCGGATCACACTTCCAAGTAAACCACCCTGAAACCGACTCAAAAGGGAATATGCCATTACATCGACTTGGCCAAGCCCACCTGAACAACACCAACGGCTCAAGGATCACAGCATCTGATTCAGAGATAGACCGTTGGACGACGAAAGATTAAGGATCTTCCTGGTAACCATCTTACGAAAATAGTGCGGGAGTCTGAAAGCCCCGTCACTTTATTGCGGGGATGAAAGACGACACGAGCGACGTTAGTCGCCTTAGTCTAGGATCGGCATCAGGCTGAGTCGATAGTGAAGCGGGTTTGCATCCTGCGCCTTGGACTAACTACCGTGGGGCACAGGGGAAGTTATCCGCTTGGGGAGATTAGACCTCTGGCGGGGTTGGAGTAATCCGGCTCGGTTAAGTCCGGTCGATGAACCAAGACTCCCCGTCGCTGTCTTCGCGGGGAGTGTCAAGCGACAAAAATTAGAATCACCAACCGGAACTGAGTAGCGGGATGGGGGGCGAAGGACTTCAGCTTGAGGCGATCGCACTCCTCACCCTGCGTCTAGGGTCGCCAAAATCCACTCACTCGCCGCCACGCCAGAGGCGATCGCCGCCTCACTCTGCGCCCCCAAACACCAATCCCCACAACAGACCAACGGCAACGGCAACCGTTGCCCCACACAGGCCACCCCCAGGGCCTGAGCCGTGAACCCATAGCGCCAGCGATGCCCTTGGCTCCAGAGGGGCATCTGGAACTTCGGGCCGGCTTGGGCGATCCAATGCTGGATCAGCGTCGGAATCGCCGCGTCCCAATCGTGACGGTCTACATATTGGTGGGCAAACTCCGGCGTGCTGTGTAAACACAGGGTCAACTGTGCCGGGTTCTGGCGCTTGCTGCTATCTTCAATCACCCTCCGCAACGGTGCATTGCCCTCCGCCACTAAACCCCGGCGGGGCAGTTGCTCGCTCAACGGCAACGGATACCCCACCATCACCGTAATACAAGGCTCAAAACTCACCCGGTCGAGGCGTTGCAATAAGTCCTGGGGTGACTGACTGGCAATGAGGGTGGCCAGGAGGGCGATCGCTTGCGGTGCAGGAATCGCCATCACTAAACTGCGGGCCCGCACGACTGCTGTATCAGAGGCTGCGCCCCGAATATCCCAACCCTCGCGGTTTTGATGGAGTTCTGTCACACAGAAATGGGTTTGAACGTCCAACGCCATCGCCAACTGTTTGATGACGGCGGTATTGCCCAAAGGAGACACCCAACCCTCTGCCCAGGGTTGCAATGTTGCCTGTATGGCCTCATCCTGCAACAGCTTTGCGGTGTGGGGCCCCTGGATCGTAAAAGACACCAGCCCATGATCAATCCGAGTCTCGTAGAGGCGGCGCGTTGCCACTCGTCCCCCCACTCCCCGCGATTTATCTAACACGATCACCCGTTTGCCCTGATCCTGGAGCCGTTTCGCGCAGGATAATCCGGCTAATCCGGCTCCAACTACGGCTACATCAAACCCATCTAAGCTCTGCTCTGTCATGACCACACCTCAACTGTACCAATGTCTGCAATGCCTCGCTGCGCCCCCAAGGTCGAGCCTGGTGGCAGTATGAGCCACAATCTATAGCACTAGCTAGAGCGGTTAGGACATTCAGAGACTCTGAGAGCAAGGGGCTTAAGCCCCTTGCCTGTCCTAATGCCCTTGTTGATTGCTATACAGTAAAACGCCTGGGTGGAGGGGCTATGGTGCGATCGCCACGGGATTTTCCAGGTTGCCGATGCCTTCGATTTCGATGCGAATGCGATCGCCCACCATCACCGGCCCCACACCCTCCGGCGTTCCCGTCAAGACCACATCCCCCGGCAACAGGGTCATCACCTGGGAAATATAGGACACCAGTTGAGCCGGAGACACCACCATCTGATCCACGATCGCACTTTGGCGCGGTTCCGGTTCGTCATTCACAAAGGTTTGCAGTTTCGCTTCGGTGCTCAGTTCTCGGACAATCCACGGCCCCAGGGGGCAAAAGGTGTTAAACCCTTTCGCCCGCGTCCATTGACCATCACGCCGCTGGAGGTCTCGCGCTGTGACATCATTGGCGATCGTGTAGCCCCAAATTTTTGGGGCGGCTTGTTCGGGGCTACATTGGTAGGTGCGATCGCCAATCACCAACGCCAACTCCCCCTCATACTCCACCTGCTCCGATTGCGACGGATAGACAATCGGCTGACGAGCCGCAATCACCGTCGTCGGTGGCTTCATAAATAACAATGGCTCTTTGGGCACTGGCGTACCCATTTCCGCCGCATGGGCAGCGTAGTTTTTGCCAATGGCAATAATTTTTGAAGGTGAGCAGGGAGCCAGCAGCGTATATTGTTCCGCTGTTAAGGTTAAATCTGTCGGCTGCCCCGTTAACCAGGGCGGCGCATCAAGAACTTGAAGAGTGCGATCGGGATGGAGCAATCCATAATAGATTTGCCCTTGAACATCAACAACACGGACATAGCGATAGGCCATAAGTCACGAATAGCAGAAGCGCGTAGTTTAAAATAGTAAGGCTATGGCTTTGGTGAAACAGACACAAACCGTAGTAAGATTCTAAAGCCTTGCTTCTCGATTGCTAGAACTTTCTCGCGGAACGAGTCTAGACCCAATCAGAAGCCGAGTGACCACAAGGAGCCAATTAATAATGAGCCGCAATTACGAAATGATGTACATTCTGCGCCCTGATCTCTCAGAAGATCAAGTCAGCGCAGCCGTGACCAAGTATCAAGATCTACTCACTGAATACGGTGCAACGGAAATCACCAATGATGTGTGGGGCCGTCGTCGCCTTGCCTATCCGATTCAAAAATTCAACGATGGCATCTACGTGCTCGTCCACTACAGTGGTGACGGTAAGCAAGTGGCTGCCGTTGAACGGATGATGCGCTTAAGTGAAGATGTGCTGCGCTTCTTGTCCCTGAAACAAGAAATCCCCGCTGTGGCAGAAGCAGCCGAACCCGTAGCCGCCGAAGCCTAATCCCCCACATCAGGGATGCATCCATCTATTATTGAAGAGAAGATCGTCTTTGGAGGGTCTTCTCTTATCGCTGTTAGCCTGCATTTGATCTCCCTCATCCGAGGAGCGATTCAGGGTAGCGAGCTAGAAGCTCGCACTACAGAGGATGATAGCAATGGTAGTGTGAGCCTCTGGGTCACTTCTCCTATGGAAAATAACAGCAGCGATTCAGGGCAGCGATCGCCTGTCAGATCGCCTGCATTTGATCTCCCTCATCCGAGGAGCGATTCAGGGTAGCGAGCTAGAAGCTCGCACTACAGAGGATGATAGCAATGGTAGTGTGAGCCTCTGGGTCACTTCTCCTATGGAAAATAACAGCAGCGATTCAGGGCAGCGATCGCCTGTCAGATCACCTGCATTTGATCTCCCTCATCCGAGGAGCGATTCAGGGTAGCGAGCTAGAAGCTCGCACTACAGAGGATGATAGCAATGGTAGTGTGAGCCTCTGGGTCACTTCTCCTATGGAAAATAACAGCAGCGATTCAGGGCAGCGATCGCCTGTCAGATCGCTTTATGCTCTCATGCTGAAACATTTAGACTGGTTCTGGGGTCAACAGATCGCACCTCTCCCCTTGCTTAACGATGGCCTTTCGTTCCCGACACCGTGCTACTCCTGCCCCGACGGTTAACCTCGTCCCGATGTTGGATGTGTTGATGTCGGTGCTGACGTTTTTTATTGTGATGGCGATGACGTTAACCGGGTCGCGCTTGGATCGCATTGCCTTGCCCGGTGCGGGAGGGGGTGAGGGCGCGATCGCTCTCCCGCACAATACGCCGCAGTTGGTGATTGGCCTGACGGCAGCCCAAGAGATTGTGATTCAGGGGGAGGTGGTGGATGAGGCGGAATTGGCGACGGTGATGGGGGCGTTTTTAGCGGCGGAACCGGAGGGGATTGTGATTCTTAATGCCGATCGCAGCCTGGACTATGCTGAAATCACTGAACTGCTGACGTTAATGGGCAATGTGGGGGGCGATCGCGTCTCCCTCGCCCTGCAAAATTAACCCCCAAACCCCGATGCGTTTTCGTGCCCGCCGTGACCCTGAAATCCCCACCATTGACCTCACCCCGATGCTCAATGTGATGATGGCGGTGTTGGCGTTTTTTGTGGCGATCGCGATGACCTTGGGGGATAGTCCGGCGGGGGTGGAGGTGACTTTACCCGATACCGAGGCCGATCGCCCGGTTGAACCGAACAGCGATCGCACCCTGATTATCTCCCTCGACACCGCCGACCAAGCCACCGTCAACGGCCAACCCCTCACCCCCGCCGCCACCATTGCCACCGTCGCCCAATACCTCACCGCCCAACCGGACGATGCTGTAGTGCTCCTCGCCGCCCCCACCGTCGCCTATGACGACGTGATCCGCTGGTTAGTGGTGCTGCGGGAACAGGGGGGCGATCGCGTCACCCTCGGCATCCCATCCCCACCTACGCCATCAAACGATCGCTAGAGGAGCAAAACGGAGTTTGGGTCAACCTCAGCGGCACGGCGGTTCATGGGTGGGAACCGTGAAATAAAAGGTGCTGCCCTGGCCCACCACACTCTCAACCCAAATTTGGCCGCCGTGTTGTTCGATAATCTGCTGACAGATCGCCAACCCTAACCCGGTTCCTCCCTTTTGGCGGGAGTCAGAGCCATCCACTTGGCGGAACCGTTCAAAAATATGGGTAAACTGCTCCTCTGGAATGCCCCGGCCGTGATCTTGAATGCTGATTTCTACCATCGAGGCGGCGTTGAGGTGTCCCGTCAGGGTAATCGTGCTCTCCGGAGGTGAAAATTTCACCGCGTTGCTGATCAGGTTGGTGAGCACTTGGGCTAGGTAGTCCGGATCACCCCAGAGGGTGAGATCCGCCGGCGGGGAATTGACCTCAAAGCGGAGGTTTTGGGCGTTGGCGAGGCCCTGCATGGCGGCGATCGCATCCTGTAACAACTGCGCCACCGAATAGTTAACCATCATCAACGTAGACTGACCCGCCTCCAACCGTTGCAAATCCAGAATGTCATTCACCAACCGACAGAGACGCTCCGTATTGGCCACGGCAATATCCAGCATCCGTTCCCCTTGGGCGGTAAGTTGCCCCAGTTTGCCTGTGAGGATCAGCTTTAACGCAGCTTGGAGAGAGGTCATTGGGGTGCGAAGTTCATGGCTAATCACTGAAATTAGCTCATCTTTCATTTGCTCCATCTGTTTGCGATCGCTAATATCCATGTGAGTCCCGGTCATCCGCAGAGGTCTCCCCGCCTCATCCCAGTCAAACACCTTGCCATGGGACGCAATCCACACCCAATGCCCCAACCGATGGCGCATCCGAAACTCTGCCTGATACACCGTCGTTTGGCCCGTAATATGGCGCTCTAGTTGAGTCTGCACCTGGGGCAAATCATCCGGGTGAACCAGGTTATGCCAGGCCTGCCAATCCGTAAATTGATTCTGAAGAGGATAGCCCAGCATGTTCCAATACTGGGCATTATGCACCACCTGTTGACGGCCATAGTCAAAATCCCACAGCCCCAAATTACTGCCCTCTAGGGCCAATTGCAGACGCTCTTCACTGCGTTGCCGTTGGTCTTCTGCTTGGAGCCGCTCCAACTCCGCCCCGGCTCGCGTTGCAAACAGTTGCAAGATCAAGAGGGGTAAGTCTTGCTGCACCATCGGCTGGGTATCCATGATGGCTAAATACCCAAACATTTGACCCTGGGAGTTTTTCAGGGGAACCCCAGCATAACTTTGGATCTGCTCGGTCTGGAGATAATGATCGTGGGGAAACTGCTCTTGCAGATGGTCTGGGTAAAAAGACACGTTTTCCTCTTGGAACAGTGTTTCACAGGGTGTTCCGACCAGGTCGTAGTCAAAATTGTCTTGGAAGTCATTCTGGGCAAACAGGGCGAGGGTGCGGGCACGGGTCGGGGGATGATCGAGGCTGACCGCCACAAACGCATAGCTAACATTGAGCACGGTGGCCAGGTGCTTCACGAGGGAACGAAAGAAGGCAGTGCCAAGTTTGGCGGCGGTATTTTTGAGCAGGACTTGGATGGCGGCTTCGGTGAATTTGCGGGTGCTGATGTCTTCGGCAATGCCGGTAATCCGGTAGACTTCACCGGCAGCATTTTCAATCGGGAAGGCGCGATCGCGAATCCAGCGCACCTCACCATCGGGCCGAATGATCCGATATTCCAGTTCGCTGGGCCCCTTTGCTTGGTGCGCAAGAAACGCATCCATGGCGGCGCGATCGTCGGGATGAATGGCCTCTAGATAGTCACGGGAATTGCGATAGAGTTCAGCACAGGATCGCCCCCAAATCGAGGCATAGGGCGGCGAAATATAGAGGACTTGCTTCATCTCTGGATCAACCATCCAAAACACCGATTGAATATTTTCCGCCAATTGACGAAAGCGGGATTCACTTTCACTCAAGGCCAATTCCGTGCGCATCCGCTGCATGGCATTGGCAAAAATTTCCCCCACCAAGCGCAACAGCAGCACATCTTCTTCTTGCCAGCAGCGGGGCTGTTCAATGGAGTCAAACCCCACAAACCCCATTAAGTCCCCATTGGCCACCATCGGCACCAAGATCAAGGCGTGAATCTGTTGGCTTTGCCAGTAGTCCTGCTCTAGGGTCGCCTCTGGGGGGAGATCGGCAACGGCAGGGATGGAGAGGACTTCGAGGTTAACCAGGTTGTTCAGTAACCAGGGCAACTCGTTAATATTCAGCGTTGTACAGATGGGCCGACCGTATGAAATCACCGGGTTTTGCCATACGTGAGTGTGGTTTAAAATTTCGTTGTTAATGAGGCAAACATA
Coding sequences within:
- a CDS encoding DUF3119 family protein — encoded protein: MTQTSIPTRPDLELTPSYALPIAIFLGAIPLYFVSLWAGGIVEVFSLFLIIQAATIRLRFTAIALDVYRSGTLIRNFPYADWQNWRVFWPGLPILFYFREVNSIHFLPMLFNPEQLLRCLEPLPRVD
- the rpsF gene encoding 30S ribosomal protein S6; translation: MSRNYEMMYILRPDLSEDQVSAAVTKYQDLLTEYGATEITNDVWGRRRLAYPIQKFNDGIYVLVHYSGDGKQVAAVERMMRLSEDVLRFLSLKQEIPAVAEAAEPVAAEA
- a CDS encoding ExbD/TolR family protein produces the protein MRFRARRDPEIPTIDLTPMLNVMMAVLAFFVAIAMTLGDSPAGVEVTLPDTEADRPVEPNSDRTLIISLDTADQATVNGQPLTPAATIATVAQYLTAQPDDAVVLLAAPTVAYDDVIRWLVVLREQGGDRVTLGIPSPPTPSNDR
- a CDS encoding HD family phosphohydrolase, coding for MNPLHSLQQRLTHWLHPPHPARRLESKPTIPHSIMVLFIGISLTSVLGYRFYNQPQLKEGTRAPKSVWASHDAEVVDQELTDEQRKAAQAGLVQVLQIDPAVNQEIQTALEKFLTEVETLRATAGAFPFVEEDVLSLPTQRFLRASSAVDWQMVLSSVTQSTETEAEAIAEPVSSPSPALPRLRQVLSLSAGESMPQPQAALAPSNASRSLAMQQAIAELDLYRQQEGDQPIETLLKTIAVVRDSYRQAQNRLQSNEVDSVQYDYQVTLLDMRDQAWVETQDGLRIIVNRMLAQGLPPGLPAELKQNAIMVQSQTMLPDGTLPLATALLAEMIKPNLTTDKGETKRLAEQAAEAVEPVVYMVAQGELIVRAGQEITRREFVLLDEFNESRRGVDWQGLAQTGGLVVGSMGIFWLAKRRFGVRLRCRDRILLCLLSLSTPLMMHLQQNNLAAVGLLGSSFFSPALAVTHITLMTGLSIFSATPWTTAALMSWESILAGAAGGIVAAVVAGRLRSREELALLGGAVGLTQGTVYFVVTLMWSSTAGVIWSVILPAAAIFGLSGLAWCIVALGLSPYLERLFDLVTPIRLAELSNPNRPLLKRLSTEAPGTFQHTLFVATLAEAAARELHCNVELVRAGTLYHDIGKMHDPLGFIENQMGGPNKHDEINDPWCSATIIKKHVSEGLAIARRYNLPEALQDFIPEHQGTILISYFYFQAKQRAQSEGIDVEEAQFRYAGPIPQSRETGIVMLADACEAALRSLKDATPETALSMVKKIFRARWQDHQLDESGLRWEELPTIAEVFVRVWQQYNHQRIAYPKAALDPQPSQSSA
- a CDS encoding NAD(P)/FAD-dependent oxidoreductase translates to MTEQSLDGFDVAVVGAGLAGLSCAKRLQDQGKRVIVLDKSRGVGGRVATRRLYETRIDHGLVSFTIQGPHTAKLLQDEAIQATLQPWAEGWVSPLGNTAVIKQLAMALDVQTHFCVTELHQNREGWDIRGAASDTAVVRARSLVMAIPAPQAIALLATLIASQSPQDLLQRLDRVSFEPCITVMVGYPLPLSEQLPRRGLVAEGNAPLRRVIEDSSKRQNPAQLTLCLHSTPEFAHQYVDRHDWDAAIPTLIQHWIAQAGPKFQMPLWSQGHRWRYGFTAQALGVACVGQRLPLPLVCCGDWCLGAQSEAAIASGVAASEWILATLDAG
- a CDS encoding ExbD/TolR family protein gives rise to the protein MAFRSRHRATPAPTVNLVPMLDVLMSVLTFFIVMAMTLTGSRLDRIALPGAGGGEGAIALPHNTPQLVIGLTAAQEIVIQGEVVDEAELATVMGAFLAAEPEGIVILNADRSLDYAEITELLTLMGNVGGDRVSLALQN
- a CDS encoding PAS domain-containing protein — translated: MALNALLEIQQLLLTRSNVDDCLDEILMLIGKIADVDRVCWFEWQGEAAQPLLFHLQSQWATTAAIALPAPHESVAAWPEPYQTHHWDTSPLPLTLASLQKFPLSFQDPHQQASLILPLVMQEQCLGYLRCDRLQRPWDHSPTPAPTEYPWSEDCLTLLHLATQAITLRLSQIYTLPDCPTDPTSFSDHFFTQSADPCCIAGFDGYFKQINPAWLALTGYPADELLNQPYLDLVHPDDQASTQQAAAQLAQGQGLWSFQNRYRCRDGTYRWLAWNSIANQDDQVIYAIARDITQQKEAELIQQESQQRLEAAQDLANVGDWELDLITGRITWSRQLFHIFGINPDDEPTPTNTLQSSAFVLRDQYREFIHPDDRDRVETAMQTAIQTGQAYELEYRIIRPDQDIRYLLVRGQPVVSLYGQVVRLFGTALDITRQKQVEHRLSNRFTLEQLITSISTQFINLDWADIDPEIESALGKIGKFTNVDRSYVCLINNEILNHTHVWQNPVISYGRPICTTLNINELPWLLNNLVNLEVLSIPAVADLPPEATLEQDYWQSQQIHALILVPMVANGDLMGFVGFDSIEQPRCWQEEDVLLLRLVGEIFANAMQRMRTELALSESESRFRQLAENIQSVFWMVDPEMKQVLYISPPYASIWGRSCAELYRNSRDYLEAIHPDDRAAMDAFLAHQAKGPSELEYRIIRPDGEVRWIRDRAFPIENAAGEVYRITGIAEDISTRKFTEAAIQVLLKNTAAKLGTAFFRSLVKHLATVLNVSYAFVAVSLDHPPTRARTLALFAQNDFQDNFDYDLVGTPCETLFQEENVSFYPDHLQEQFPHDHYLQTEQIQSYAGVPLKNSQGQMFGYLAIMDTQPMVQQDLPLLILQLFATRAGAELERLQAEDQRQRSEERLQLALEGSNLGLWDFDYGRQQVVHNAQYWNMLGYPLQNQFTDWQAWHNLVHPDDLPQVQTQLERHITGQTTVYQAEFRMRHRLGHWVWIASHGKVFDWDEAGRPLRMTGTHMDISDRKQMEQMKDELISVISHELRTPMTSLQAALKLILTGKLGQLTAQGERMLDIAVANTERLCRLVNDILDLQRLEAGQSTLMMVNYSVAQLLQDAIAAMQGLANAQNLRFEVNSPPADLTLWGDPDYLAQVLTNLISNAVKFSPPESTITLTGHLNAASMVEISIQDHGRGIPEEQFTHIFERFRQVDGSDSRQKGGTGLGLAICQQIIEQHGGQIWVESVVGQGSTFYFTVPTHEPPCR
- a CDS encoding fumarylacetoacetate hydrolase family protein; amino-acid sequence: MAYRYVRVVDVQGQIYYGLLHPDRTLQVLDAPPWLTGQPTDLTLTAEQYTLLAPCSPSKIIAIGKNYAAHAAEMGTPVPKEPLLFMKPPTTVIAARQPIVYPSQSEQVEYEGELALVIGDRTYQCSPEQAAPKIWGYTIANDVTARDLQRRDGQWTRAKGFNTFCPLGPWIVRELSTEAKLQTFVNDEPEPRQSAIVDQMVVSPAQLVSYISQVMTLLPGDVVLTGTPEGVGPVMVGDRIRIEIEGIGNLENPVAIAP